DNA sequence from the Fusobacterium sp. SYSU M8D902 genome:
GTACTATTTTAACTGAAGAAAATGGTAAAAATATTAAAAAATTTTTAGAAAAATACCCTGAATTTACTACAACTGATCTCTATATTCCTGAAAATGTAAATGGAACTTTTGATGAGGTAGGTGGATTCACTGTAGATTATAAAGAGGAGATCCTAGATGGATTCTATATCGTAAAATTAAAAAAGAGAGGAAAAGAATGTTAGAAGAGTTAAAAGAAGCAAATAGATATATAATTGATAAGATTAAAGAGAAGGACACACTTATTCTTGAGATGGAAAAATATGCTGAAGAGTTTAATGTTCCTATTGTGACAAAAGAGGTAGCTGAATACTTAAAATTTATAGTTAAAAGTCACCAATTTAAAAATGTTTTAGAGGTGGGGACTGCTATTGGTTACTCTGGAATCCTTATGGCTAGAGAGATTCAGAAAAATGGTGGAAAGCTATATACCATTGAGATTGATGAGGAAAGATTCAATCTAGCTCAAGAAAATTTTAAAAAATCTAATTTAGATAATATAATCTCTATTAAGGGAGATGCTGTAGAGGAGATTAAAAAAATTAATGATAAGTTTGACTTTGTTTTTATAGATGCCTCAAAAGGACACTATATGGAATTTTTTGAAGATTCTTATAAACTTCTTAATGAAAATGGAATCATATTTATCGACAATATTATGTTTAGAGGTTATCTGTACAAAGAGTTTCCAAAAAGATTCAAGACAATAGTTAGAAGATTGAATGAATTTATTGACTATCTCTATGAGAGAGAGGGAGGGGAGTTTGTACTTCTTCCTTTTGGAGATGGAATAGGGCTATACAGAAAAAAATAGTTGTATCTTACTGAGGAGAAGAGTGGATTACAAGCACTCTTCTCCTTTAATATTTCTAAAATATTTACATAGTAGATAGGTTAAAAATATGGTATAATTTTTTAACAGAAGATTTTATTGTAAGGAGATTATATGAGTAAAAATTTAAATGATATAGATATTAAAGTTATAAAATTTCTCTTATCTGCTGGTGTCTATAGTGAATTAGCAATAGTTAAAAACTTAGGAATCAGCTATGAAGAGTTATCTCAATCCTTTGAAAGACTTACAAAAGAAGGATACTTAGAAACATATGAAGAGTTTCAAAAGAGAGAGAATGAGGAGTGTTCTACTTCATCTGGTTGTGGTGGTTGCTCTAAAGATAAAAAAAGTTGTGGTTCATGTTGCTCTAACGCTCCAAAAGATTACTCAGATGTAAAGGTAATTACTTGGAAAGCAATAGATGAATTTCAAGAATAAATTACTATATTACAGGGGGCATAAATGTTTTTAAAAGCAGTAGAAATTTTTGGTTTTAAATCCTTTGGAGAAAAGGTTTATATAGAATTTAATAGAGGGCTTACCTCAATTGTTGGTCCTAACGGAAGTGGTAAATCAAATATACTTGATGCAGTACTTTGGGTATTGGGAGAACAATCATATAAAAATATAAGAGCGAAAGAGAGTGCAGATGTTATATTTTCTGGTGGAAAAGATAAAAAACCTATGAATTTTGCAGAAGTTTCTCTTTATATTGACAATAACGATCGTTTTTTACCTGTGGAAAATGACGAGATTAAAATCACTAGAAAACTACATTCAACAGGTGAAAATGAGTACTTTATAAATGATACAAAAACTAGATTAAAAGATATTGGAAATCTATTTTTAGATACCGGAGTTGGTAAAAGTGCTTACTCTGTAATTGGACAAGGGAAGGTCGAAAGAATAATAGGCTCATCTTCAAAAGAGATAAAAAGTATAATTGAAGAGGCTGCTGGAATCAAAAAATTCCAAAGTCAAAAAAATGAAGCTGTTAAAAATCTAGAAAATGTTGATTCAGAGTTAGAAAAGATTGATTTAGTTCTAAAAGAAGTGGGAGAGAATAAAGAGAGAGTTGAAAAACAAGCTGGTAAAGCTCAAGAATACCTTAATCTAAAAGAAAACAGAGACTCCCTTGCTAAAGGAATATACAGTTGTGAATATGAAGCTAAAAACTCCGATCTTTCTAGAGATCTTTCAAATTACGAGAAATTATCTGAAGAGAATTCAAATCTACAAGTTGAATTTCAAGAGATAGAGAAAAGATTAGAAGCTATTGATGAAGAAAAAGCCACTTTGAAAAAATATATTGAAGAGAATGGAGATAAAAATCAAGAGTTAAAAAAAGAGATTGATGAGAAAGAGAGAGAGAAAGTAAGGGTTGTTGAGAGATGTGCTAGTTTTAAAAGAGAGATTGTTGAAAAAGAGGAAAGCTCTAAGCAAAATCACACTAGACTAGAAGAAAAACAAATTGTTCTTAATAACTTAGATAAAGAAGCGTTGGAGATAGAAAATAGAGTTAAAACTCTCTTTGAAGAGAATCAAGTTTTTGAAAATGAGATAAAAAATTTAGAAAAAGAGAGAGAAAACTTCAATATAGCTAGAGAACTTAAGAAAAAGAGAAGTATGGAGCTAGAATTAGAAAAAATGAAACTCCTAAATGATATTGAAAATTCTAGCAGAAGAGCTAAAGGAAGTAGCAATAAGATTGGCTCATTGCAAAAGGAGTTAGATGATAGTAATAAAAAAATGGAGATAGCTGAAAAAGAACTTGCTCTATCTAAAAAATCTAAAGAGGAAAAAGTATTAACTCTTGAAAAAACTAAGGAGAGAGGTGTCTTTTTAGAGAGCGAGATCAGTAAATGTAGCCAAGAGATGAATAGACTTTCAGAG
Encoded proteins:
- a CDS encoding O-methyltransferase; its protein translation is MLEELKEANRYIIDKIKEKDTLILEMEKYAEEFNVPIVTKEVAEYLKFIVKSHQFKNVLEVGTAIGYSGILMAREIQKNGGKLYTIEIDEERFNLAQENFKKSNLDNIISIKGDAVEEIKKINDKFDFVFIDASKGHYMEFFEDSYKLLNENGIIFIDNIMFRGYLYKEFPKRFKTIVRRLNEFIDYLYEREGGEFVLLPFGDGIGLYRKK